Sequence from the Myxococcales bacterium genome:
CCAGCGGCGAATAGCGGCCCAGCACGTCGGCCATCGCGGTTTGCGCCCGCTGATAAAGGGCGTCGTCGGGCAACAGGATCTGCAGTTTGGGGCAATAGCGGCGGGCCAACGGCACGGGCATGCCCTCGTAGACGCCGTCGGCGCGGGCTTCCCGGCTGGCCGCGACGACCACGGCCCGGCTGCCGGTTTTCGGCACCAGGGCGACGGGCCGTTCGCGCAGGCGGCGATCGCGGATTCGTTCAACCTCGATGGGAAAATCGTGGACGTGAAAGCAGACGATGTGTCGCGGATCGGCCATGGCTCGTTTCGCTCGCCCGGAACAACCGCGGGCCCGGCGGTCGCGCGGGCGCTACGGCTGCCGCTTGGCCGGCGGCGCTTTCTTGAGCGGCTCGCCCTCGAGCACCGAGGGTTTGCCGACGACGAACGGCGCGACCGCCAGCACCTGGCCGCGTTCGTCCTGCACCTCGACGCGCCAGGAGCCCGCCTGGGCGGCGGGAATGTTCATCTGCGCGGTGCCGTTAAAATGATTCTTGTCGAGGGCGAGCGCGATCCGCGAGCGTTCCTCGTCTTCCCGCAGCCAGACCACGTTCACCTTCAGGGGACGCGACAGGTCGATGGCGTCGACGCGGCAGAAGACGACGCCGACCTCGGCCGGAAAACGCGCCGCCTCGCCCTGCAAGGCGCCGGCTTCGGTCACGCCCGTGCCGACCGCGGCCTCCACCGAAAAGTCCGGTATCGACAACCAATCCATCGGATCGACGGTCTCTTTTTCCTGGCCCCAGGCGACCGCCGCGCCCAGCAGGACCAGCGGCAGAATCCACATCCAACGGCAACGCACGACGGCTCTCCTTCCCGAAAAAAACCTCGCAAAACAATGTACGCCCGCCCCGGATCGGAAGCAAGTATTGCCGCGCGGCGAAATCAGGATGCGGGACGGACGCGCACGATCGTGCCGCGCGAAAAACCAAGCGCGGCGGCACTGCCCTCGCGCACGGCCAGCTCCAGAAAACCGTGCGAGCCGATCAGCGCCAGCAGCTGACCGTGGGGGACGTCGTCGTAGGTGCGGGAGAGCGGCAGCGGCGGCAGGCCCGGCGCCTCGACGAGGCAAGGGCCGGGGCCGATTTCCTCCAGCCGGGAGGCGGGCAGCGCGGTGATGCAGTTGCCGAAGCGATCGACGTGCGCGACCGCGACGATCAACACTCCGGCCTGCCGACGGATTTCCCAGTCGGGGAGACGGACCGGATCGGTCACCGCGGGGCCGCATTCCGCCACCGGCAAACCGCCGGCCAGCCGCGCGGCGGCCGGGGCGAACAGGTCGCGGCCGTGAAAGGTCGGCGCGGCGTCGGGCAGCCACAAATCGGGATCGGCCAATTCGCGAACGATCGTCCGATCCTCCAGAAACGGCGAAAACAGACCGTTGTCGGGGCCGACGAACAACTGGCGCCGCCAGACCGCGACGATCCCCCGCCGCGACCCGCCGACGCCCGGGTCCACGACCGCCACATGCACCGTCTCGGGCGGAAAAAACGGCGCCGCCTGGGCCAGCGCGAAAGCGCCGTGGCCGACGTCGAACGGCGGCACTTCGTGGGTGATGTCGACCACCGTCGCGCGCGGCACCAGCGAATAGATGACGCCCTTCATCGCCCCGACATAACCGTCGGCCAGGCCGAAATCGGTGGTCAGGGTGATGATCATGGCCGGCCGAGGACCTCGATTTTATAGGAGTCGATCTTGGGATTGACCTTGACCATCAGGTGAAATTTCCCGTCCTGTCCCGGCGACAGGACCATCGGGTCCACCAGCGTGGTTTCGACCATCAGGAAGCGGTCTTCCTCGTCGTAGAAAGTCACCTTCACCTTGACCTGGGTGACCGGCTGGCTGAAGCCGTTCCGGACCTTGCCGACGATGTGATAGAAGTTGTCTTCCCGGTAATAGTTATCCTCGGTCAGATCGACCTGACCGGTCGGCTTGGCCGGCTCCTCGCCACGGGGCTTGGTGGTGGCCTCGGTGGGGACGAAGGAACCCTTGACGGCGGAATTGCGGAAACGTTCGGGAATTTCGTTCAAATTGTCGGTGTAGCGAACGCGGCCCTGCTCATCGACCCAGCGATAGAGCACGCTGGTTTTCGTGCCGGTCTGCGCTAGGGCGACGCCGACCAGAAAAAACACGAAAAGCCAGACAAAAACGATGACCGCCCGCAGCTTCAGTTTAAACCTCACCCGCCTAGCACCCGCGCTTCCGTGATCTTAATGGCCGGACCGCCACTGTCAAGGAAGACGTGGGGCAAAAACCCTTTTCCGCTCAAACTTTCGGTGGGACAAGCGACCATCGCCGCTTGTTCCCGCTTTATCGGCCGACCGTCCCCAACGGAAACAAGGCATAGCGCAGGGATGCCGAGCCCGCGTAGGCCGCATGCCCCCAACCGGCGCGATCCAGAGCGAACGAAGTTCGTCCGCTGACCGAGGAACCCGTATCGAGCACCCGGCCGGTCCAGCCGGCCGCCGGATCGCCCCAGACGTAATCGGTTTGCGCGGGGTCGCCGCTGTAATAAGTCAGATGCGCCGCGCCTTGCCGGTCCGCCGCCAAGGAGGGGTAATAGAAGTTGCCGCCCTCGCCGATCGTCACGACCTGCCAGGCGGCGAATTCACTGGGCTTATACGCGTACCGCAACCATCCGTCCAGGCCCGTCGCATAAACGGCCTGCACCGCGCCGGAGGCGGCGGCGGACAAATCGACGTACCATCCCGGATCGGACTCGCCGTCGACCGTCTCGAAGACCCAGGCCCCGAAACCGCCGGTCGCATAGCGCAGCCGGCTGAAAGCGGCGTCACGATACGCCAGGTGCACCCGGCCCGCGTCGTCCACCGCCAGCGACGAGTACTCGCCCGCGTCGCCGCCGGCGTCGACGAACTCAATCCGCCAATCGCCCGTGGCGTTGGTCGCGTACTTTAGTGCCGCGTGGGAATGGTCGCGGTAGGCGATGTGGACGCGCCCGTCGCCGTCCAGCGCCAGCGACGGGTTCAGGCCGACGTCGCCGTCGGCATCGATGGTCAGGCCGATCCAGCCGCCCAGGAGATTGGTGGCGTAAACGAGGTCGCCGGCGGCGCGGTCGTAGAAGGCTACATGCGCGAAGCCCCCGTCGTCCACCGCCAGCGACGGGTAATAACCCGTGTCGCCGTCGGCGATCACCGTTTCGATCGTCCAGCGGTTGCCGAGCAATCGGGCCAGTTTCAGCCGTTTGTTCGAGTAATCGTAGTAGGCGATTTGCGGCCCGCCGTCGCGGTCCAGCGCCAGCGAAGCGTACAAGCCGACCACGCCGTCGCCGTCGAGGTGCGCGACCGTCCAGGCGGCGCCGTCGTACTCCGCCAGTTGCAACCCGTCGAGGCTGTAAAACGAGAGGTACAACCGTTCCGCCGCGGCCAGCAAATGGGTCTGCTCGCCGTAGAGCCGGCCACCGCCGACGGTTTCGACGTTCCAGACGCCTTCCCGCCGTACCGCGTGCAGCAGTTGGTCGGCGCCGTTGTCGTAATAGGCGGCGTGGAAATCGCCGGCCTCGTCCGCCGCCAGCGAAACGTAATAGCCCCGGCCGGACGCCTCGTCGATCCGTTCGCTCTGCCAGAGGCTGCCGTCGCGCCACGCCCAGTAAGGGGCGGTATCCGGCCCGGTGTAACGGTAGGCGATGCCGATCCGGCCGTCCGCGGCGATCGCCAGCGGATGATAGGTTTCCAGCCGGGCGCTGGTCGCCACGATTTCGGTCCGCCAGGCGTCCGAGCTTTTTTCCGCGTGGTAAAGGCCCGTCCCGCGGTTGTAGGCGATATGCGGGCCGCCGCCGGCGTCGAACGCGATACCGCTGAACGGGCCGAAGGTTCCCGAGTCGCCGAGCGTCGCGAATTGCCAGTCGCCGCCGGCGTTGGTCGCGTAGGTCTGCCGGCCGTCCCCGTCGA
This genomic interval carries:
- a CDS encoding DUF2914 domain-containing protein — encoded protein: MRCRWMWILPLVLLGAAVAWGQEKETVDPMDWLSIPDFSVEAAVGTGVTEAGALQGEAARFPAEVGVVFCRVDAIDLSRPLKVNVVWLREDEERSRIALALDKNHFNGTAQMNIPAAQAGSWRVEVQDERGQVLAVAPFVVGKPSVLEGEPLKKAPPAKRQP
- a CDS encoding SAM-dependent chlorinase/fluorinase, with protein sequence MIITLTTDFGLADGYVGAMKGVIYSLVPRATVVDITHEVPPFDVGHGAFALAQAAPFFPPETVHVAVVDPGVGGSRRGIVAVWRRQLFVGPDNGLFSPFLEDRTIVRELADPDLWLPDAAPTFHGRDLFAPAAARLAGGLPVAECGPAVTDPVRLPDWEIRRQAGVLIVAVAHVDRFGNCITALPASRLEEIGPGPCLVEAPGLPPLPLSRTYDDVPHGQLLALIGSHGFLELAVREGSAAALGFSRGTIVRVRPAS
- a CDS encoding DUF4124 domain-containing protein: MRFKLKLRAVIVFVWLFVFFLVGVALAQTGTKTSVLYRWVDEQGRVRYTDNLNEIPERFRNSAVKGSFVPTEATTKPRGEEPAKPTGQVDLTEDNYYREDNFYHIVGKVRNGFSQPVTQVKVKVTFYDEEDRFLMVETTLVDPMVLSPGQDGKFHLMVKVNPKIDSYKIEVLGRP